The Rhododendron vialii isolate Sample 1 chromosome 8a, ASM3025357v1 genome has a window encoding:
- the LOC131298598 gene encoding uncharacterized protein LOC131298598, whose amino-acid sequence MDYAVYQRERLAGPLRVREFREVRSQARGAAEERRAITVRQSSGESRVRRDPSGPVRGGPPELTWQIAVVDSQGNPAELHLVPARVESAPVTVPVPNEWVNEAVRRMLALENVIRDALTLEEGMPHCIDICPRKEEHFTYTVYKAANALLMKGVPPTVLRIPREAEWQITFRP is encoded by the exons atggactatgcagtttaccagagagagcgcttggcggggccgctgagagtgcgggagttcagggaggtccggagtcaggcccgcggagctgctgaggagagaaGAGCCATCACTGtgaggcagagcagtggtgaGAGTCGCGTGAGACGGGATCCGAgcggacctgtgagaggtgggccaccagagttgacgtGGCAGATAGCAGTGGtggactctcagggcaatccagctgagctacacctagtCCCTGCCAGAGTTGAGTCAGCGCCCGTCACCGTGCCG gtgcccaatgaatGGGTGAACGAGGCTGTTCGGCGTATGCTcgcactggagaacgtgataag agatgccctcactTTGGAGGAGGGGATGCCACATTGTATAGATATTTGCCCTAGGAAAGAAGAACATTTCACGTATACTGTCTATAAAGCGGCCAATGCTTTGCTGATGAAAGGCGTTCCTCCCACAGTTTTGAGAATCCCAcgagaagcagaatggcaaataaccttccggccttga